One segment of Sesamum indicum cultivar Zhongzhi No. 13 linkage group LG4, S_indicum_v1.0, whole genome shotgun sequence DNA contains the following:
- the LOC105160973 gene encoding peptide-N4-(N-acetyl-beta-glucosaminyl)asparagine amidase A-like — translation MHHPSLLFFILPLILPLSASWPPSHQSHFTKHRRKSTAPPQEYVEVTRPLPTDSLPPSCTLLILSHSFGNTTDLPPTNTTYSPPPDCTWSRAVLHLSASANGSQHDRMAAVWLSEAELLRTSTPAPSADGVLWNVRKDVTRYSSLLRQSNLTLSVMLQNSVTDIYTGFYAVNLTVLYYSIAGNANTINAGSLPISLFPPNQKPTTGKFQSGPPPPKPKNPLKLDENPADQIIPISATGEEGFWFKIESGLDAVHQGIQIPLNTYRAVIEVYVSFHGNDEFWYNNPPDTYFESNGLPKTGSKGAYREVLVKLDDDIIGSVVPFPVIFGGGINPLFWEPVVSIGAFDLPSYEFELTPFLGLLLDGKVHSFGFGVADALSFWLLDANLHLWLDNGAVKVQAGAIKFESPSSCLERESNFRQLDGEFEIEAKRENEFKGWVYSSAGNFTTSVFTELEFENKVKLNKNGTEKEVEQDVKETKRVEIKDYKGNVVSTLRVERKYPLRIRSSSLPGARRNTSLVTTKLEQEVKEQEEDGNSKISLVNRLKSSGWMFAQGEDVLSGAATTSQKYQLQGSVCYTRRVLANNGVIQTDTEGFLCQTATS, via the coding sequence ATGCATCAtccttctcttctcttcttcatcCTTCCCTTAATTCTTCCACTCTCCGCCTCATGGCCGCCGTCCCATCAGTCCCACTTCACCAAACACCGCCGAAAGTCCACTGCGCCACCCCAGGAATACGTTGAAGTCACACGCCCCCTCCCCACCGACTCCCTCCCCCCCTCATGCACGCTCCTTATTCTCTCCCACAGCTTCGGCAACACCACCGATCTCCCCCCCACCAACACTACCTACTCTCCTCCACCTGACTGCACCTGGTCCCGTGCCGTCCTCCACCTCTCCGCCTCCGCCAATGGATCCCAGCACGACCGCATGGCCGCCGTATGGCTCTCCGAGGCCGAACTCCTCCGCACGAGCACCCCCGCACCCTCCGCCGACGGTGTGTTATGGAATGTTCGGAAGGACGTCACTAGATACTCCTCCCTCCTCCGACAATCCAACCTCACTCTCTCTGTCATGCTCCAGAACTCCGTCACCGACATTTACACCGGCTTCTACGCAGTCAACCTGACTGTTCTTTACTACAGCATTGCCGGTAATGCTAACACCATTAACGCCGGCAGCCTCCCCATATCTCTGTTCCCGCCAAATCAAAAGCCAACCACCGGGAAATTTCAAAGTGGCCCACCACCGCCAAAGCCGAAAAATCCTTtgaaattggatgaaaatccgGCAGATCAAATCATCCCAATATCCGCAACTGGGGAAGAAGGGTTCTGGTTCAAAATCGAAAGCGGATTGGATGCAGTTCACCAAGGAATTCAAATCCCATTGAACACATACAGAGCTGTGATTGAGGTTTATGTTTCCTTCCACGGGAACGATGAGTTCTGGTACAACAACCCCCCAGACACCTACTTTGAGTCGAATGGCTTGCCCAAAACAGGAAGCAAGGGAGCGTATCGTGAAGTCCTGGTGAAGCTTGACGACGATATAATCGGATCAGTAGTCCCATTCCCAGTGATCTTCGGTGGAGGGATCAATCCTCTGTTCTGGGAGCCTGTGGTGTCAATCGGGGCGTTTGATTTGCCTTCTTATGAATTCGAATTGACCCCATTTCTGGGCTTGTTGCTTGACGGGAAAGTGCACTCTTTCGGGTTCGGAGTGGCTGATGCTCTTTCGTTTTGGCTACTCGACGCGAATTTGCATTTGTGGTTAGATAATGGAGCGGTTAAGGTTCAGGCAGGGGCTATTAAGTTCGAGAGCCCGAGTAGTTGCCTGGAACGTGAGTCCAATTTCCGGCAGCTCGACGGGGAGTTTGAAATCGAAGCGAAAAGGGAGAACGAATTCAAGGGGTGGGTGTACTCATCCGCCGGGAATTTCACCACCTCCGTTTTCACTGAACTGGAGTTCGAGAACAAGGTAAAGTTGAACAAGAACGGAACAGAGAAGGAAGTGGAGCAGGACGTGAAGGAGACGAAGAGAGTGGAGATAAAAGACTACAAGGGGAACGTCGTTTCAACTCTGAGAGTGGAGAGGAAGTACCCTCTGAGAATAAGATCGTCCAGCCTGCCTGGAGCGAGGAGGAACACTTCCTTGGTGACGACGAAGCTGGAACAGGAGGTGAAGGAGCAGGAAGAAGACGGCAACTCCAAGATCAGTTTGGTTAACAGACTGAAGTCGAGCGGGTGGATGTTTGCGCAGGGCGAGGATGTGTTGTCCGGTGCAGCAACCACTTCTCAGAAATACCAATTGCAGGGCAGTGTTTGCTATACTCGTCGGGTTCTGGCCAACAATGGCGTCATCCAGACTGATACAGAGGGATTTCTCTGTCAAACAGCTACTTCTTGa